A single Cnuibacter physcomitrellae DNA region contains:
- a CDS encoding DedA family protein codes for MAATLSAPRSAGSVANAVAAEGEELGGLVGFAAGVIDAIGEVGVGALTFAETVFPPLPSEVILPLAGFLSQTGRLNLVWVMVAATLGAYLGALLLYWLGAIVGEERSIRLLSKLPLVDRDDFEKASGWLARHGRSSIFFGRLIPGVRSLISLPAGAQRMNLVVFSVFTLLGTVLWNGLLVGLGAALGTQYELIDRYSQWLDIAVYTAIGAVIVWLVVRRIRRGRRERAGAERRT; via the coding sequence ATCGCCGCCACCCTATCCGCCCCCCGATCCGCGGGATCCGTCGCGAACGCCGTCGCCGCGGAAGGGGAGGAGCTCGGCGGGCTGGTCGGCTTCGCCGCCGGGGTGATCGACGCGATCGGCGAGGTGGGCGTCGGAGCGCTGACGTTCGCCGAGACGGTCTTCCCGCCGCTGCCGAGCGAGGTCATCCTGCCGTTGGCCGGCTTCCTCTCGCAGACCGGCCGCCTCAACCTGGTGTGGGTGATGGTGGCGGCGACCCTCGGCGCGTACCTGGGCGCCCTGCTGCTGTACTGGCTCGGAGCGATCGTGGGGGAGGAGCGCTCCATCCGCCTGCTCTCGAAGCTGCCCCTGGTCGACCGCGACGACTTCGAGAAGGCGAGCGGATGGCTCGCCCGCCACGGCAGGTCCTCGATCTTCTTCGGGCGGCTGATCCCGGGCGTCCGCAGTCTCATCTCGCTCCCGGCGGGCGCCCAGCGGATGAACCTCGTCGTGTTCAGCGTCTTCACCCTCCTCGGCACGGTGCTCTGGAACGGGCTGCTCGTGGGCCTCGGCGCAGCGCTCGGCACGCAGTACGAGCTGATCGACCGCTACTCGCAGTGGCTCGACATCGCCGTCTACACGGCCATCGGAGCGGTGATCGTGTGGCTGGTCGTGCGCCGCATCCGCCGGGGGCGCCGCGAGCGGGCGGGCGCCGAGCGACGGACTTGA
- a CDS encoding TetR/AcrR family transcriptional regulator gives MSGYGDHEVQRRTRLRAPEVRQRVLDVALDRVGSLGMTVGFEHIMMDDLIREADVSRSSTYRLWDSKEAFVADLMVEIARKAATSLVDESTMEICVRILLENVELVATADGRHRIVLETIRVALQHNYASVVSSVEWQSYVSLTAALLGRVDNAAREEITDALRSGSDAFVEQMAAFHKWFAELLGFRIRPEWAGDYRPYAALVSAIVEGLGIRQIANPAIVLATYRGPATVRPDPEWTLASTGLLAVFERFMETDPDFDLAVALAEIDALRDSAA, from the coding sequence GTGAGCGGCTACGGTGATCACGAGGTGCAGAGGCGCACGCGACTGCGTGCCCCCGAGGTGCGTCAGCGCGTGCTCGACGTCGCGCTGGACCGGGTGGGCAGCCTCGGCATGACGGTGGGCTTCGAGCACATCATGATGGACGACCTCATCCGCGAGGCGGACGTGTCGCGGTCGTCCACGTATCGGCTCTGGGACTCCAAGGAGGCCTTCGTTGCCGACCTGATGGTCGAGATCGCTCGGAAGGCCGCGACCAGTCTCGTCGACGAGAGCACGATGGAGATCTGCGTGCGGATCCTGCTCGAGAACGTCGAGCTGGTGGCCACCGCCGACGGTCGTCACCGGATCGTCCTCGAGACCATCCGGGTCGCCCTGCAGCACAACTACGCGTCCGTCGTGTCGTCGGTGGAGTGGCAGTCGTACGTGTCGCTCACGGCGGCCCTGCTCGGGCGGGTCGACAACGCCGCCCGCGAGGAGATCACCGACGCGCTCCGGTCGGGGAGCGACGCGTTCGTGGAGCAGATGGCGGCGTTCCACAAGTGGTTCGCCGAGCTCCTCGGGTTCCGGATCCGCCCCGAGTGGGCGGGCGACTACCGGCCCTACGCGGCTCTGGTCTCGGCGATCGTCGAGGGCCTCGGCATCCGCCAGATCGCCAACCCCGCGATCGTGCTCGCCACCTACCGCGGGCCGGCCACCGTGCGCCCCGATCCCGAGTGGACCCTCGCCAGCACGGGGCTGCTCGCGGTGTTCGAGAGGTTCATGGAGACGGACCCCGACTTCGACCTCGCGGTGGCGCTGGCCGAGATCGACGCTCTCCGAGACTCCGCGGCCTGA